The Actinomadura sp. WMMB 499 genome includes a window with the following:
- the whiA gene encoding DNA-binding protein WhiA, translating to MAMTGVVKDELSRLTVLKPCCRKAEVSTLLRFAGGLHLVSGRIVIEAEIDTNVAARRLIKDISEVFGHTSEVVVLAPSGLRKGSRYVVRVFRDGESLARQTGLIDNNGRPVRGLPRHVVAGAACDAESAWRGAFLAHGSLTEPGRSMSLEVTCPGPEAALALVGAARRLKIHAKAREVRGVDRVVVRDGDAISALLTRLGAHGAVLQWEERRMRREVRATANRLANFDDANLRRSARAAVAAGARVARALEILGDDAPEHLVNAGRLRLEHKQASLEELGQLADPPLTKDAIAGRIRRLLAMADKRASDQGVPGTEANLTADMLAP from the coding sequence ATGGCGATGACCGGTGTGGTCAAGGACGAGCTGAGCAGGCTGACGGTGCTGAAACCGTGCTGCCGCAAGGCGGAGGTCTCGACGCTGCTGCGGTTCGCGGGGGGTCTGCACCTGGTCAGCGGGCGCATCGTGATCGAGGCCGAGATCGACACGAACGTGGCCGCGCGGCGGCTCATCAAGGACATCTCGGAGGTGTTCGGACACACCTCCGAGGTGGTGGTGCTCGCGCCGAGCGGGCTGCGCAAGGGCAGCCGGTACGTGGTGCGCGTCTTCCGGGACGGCGAGTCGCTCGCGCGGCAGACGGGCCTGATCGACAACAACGGCCGCCCGGTGCGGGGGCTGCCGCGGCACGTGGTCGCGGGGGCGGCCTGCGACGCCGAGTCGGCCTGGCGGGGCGCGTTCCTCGCGCACGGCTCGCTGACCGAACCGGGACGTTCGATGTCGCTGGAGGTGACGTGCCCGGGGCCGGAGGCGGCGCTCGCGCTGGTCGGCGCCGCCCGCCGGCTCAAGATCCACGCGAAGGCCCGCGAGGTCCGCGGCGTGGACCGCGTCGTCGTCCGCGACGGCGACGCGATCAGCGCGCTGCTGACCAGGCTCGGCGCGCACGGCGCCGTCCTGCAGTGGGAGGAGCGGCGGATGCGCCGGGAGGTGCGCGCCACCGCCAACCGGCTCGCGAACTTCGACGACGCGAACCTGCGGCGGTCCGCTCGCGCGGCCGTCGCGGCGGGCGCGCGGGTGGCGCGCGCGCTGGAGATCCTCGGCGACGACGCGCCCGAGCACCTGGTGAACGCCGGGCGGCTGCGGCTCGAGCACAAGCAGGCGTCCCTGGAGGAGCTGGGCCAGCTCGCCGACCCGCCGCTGACGAAGGACGCGATCGCCGGCCGTATAAGGCGTCTGCTGGCCATGGCGGACAAGCGCGCGAGTGACCAGGGCGTCCCCGGCACCGAGGCGAACCTCACCGCCGACATGCTCGCGCCCTGA